A portion of the Verrucomicrobiota bacterium genome contains these proteins:
- a CDS encoding YihY/virulence factor BrkB family protein → MPQNPPNHPPARGPAKIAYLFRRSFQEWNEDQCPTLGAALAYYTVFSLAPLVLVLLAVFGMVFGNSEVARQKITEQLRYLVDPSAVKVIQDIAANAAKPDASGTAAVVGVLVALFGASGVFGQLQNSLNTIWGVKPKPGRGLWHFIRSRFLSFGMVAGVSFLLLVSLTFESILNAFSAYLSAHYPGGDVLALCVFVLFDLALIVFLFAMIFRFLPDVELTWRDVLIGAGLTALLFYVGKFVLGLYLGSGAAGSAYGAASSLITLLLWIFYSAQIVLFGAEFTQVYANAYGSHVRPSADAVRVKRQEIEIDSPKGSG, encoded by the coding sequence ATGCCACAGAATCCACCGAACCACCCCCCCGCACGCGGTCCGGCCAAAATCGCCTACCTTTTCAGACGATCGTTTCAGGAATGGAACGAGGATCAATGCCCCACACTGGGAGCGGCGCTCGCCTACTATACCGTCTTTTCTCTGGCGCCGTTGGTCCTGGTGCTCCTGGCGGTGTTCGGCATGGTCTTTGGAAACAGCGAAGTCGCCCGTCAGAAGATTACCGAGCAGTTGCGCTACCTGGTAGACCCGAGCGCGGTAAAGGTAATCCAGGATATCGCGGCCAACGCCGCCAAGCCTGATGCGAGCGGCACTGCCGCCGTGGTCGGGGTCCTGGTGGCCTTGTTTGGTGCCAGCGGTGTCTTCGGCCAGCTTCAAAATTCCCTGAACACCATCTGGGGCGTGAAACCGAAACCGGGCCGGGGCCTCTGGCATTTCATACGGAGCCGTTTCCTTTCTTTCGGCATGGTTGCCGGTGTAAGTTTCCTGCTGCTGGTCTCCCTGACGTTTGAAAGCATTCTAAATGCCTTCAGCGCCTACCTGAGTGCCCATTATCCCGGAGGCGACGTGCTGGCGCTATGCGTCTTCGTGCTCTTCGACCTGGCTCTGATCGTCTTTCTTTTTGCCATGATCTTCCGTTTTTTGCCGGATGTGGAATTGACGTGGCGGGATGTGCTGATCGGGGCGGGATTGACGGCCCTGCTTTTTTATGTGGGCAAATTCGTGCTCGGCCTTTACCTGGGCAGCGGTGCCGCCGGCTCGGCGTATGGAGCCGCGAGTTCATTGATCACGCTCCTGCTCTGGATCTTTTACTCGGCCCAGATCGTGTTGTTCGGAGCCGAGTTCACGCAGGTTTACGCGAACGCGTACGGATCTCACGTGCGGCCGAGCGCTGACGCCGTCAGGGTTAAGCGCCAGGAAATCGAGATCGACTCGCCCAAAGGCTCCGGTTGA
- a CDS encoding Fic family protein yields MSESPFLYLTVDQIHALHAIAVEEFGGQPGLMNPGNLQMAARVPYDVWLLDGGDVWEQAAAYAFSITNHPPYHDGNKRTALACALAFLEINGCDQHNFEEGNLFEAVNWLGQHELSRRGFAQYLRDAYDGTSGTWGEDNPEG; encoded by the coding sequence GTGAGCGAGTCACCGTTCCTCTATCTTACCGTCGACCAAATCCATGCGCTGCACGCCATTGCGGTTGAAGAGTTCGGCGGCCAGCCCGGCCTCATGAACCCGGGCAACCTGCAGATGGCGGCTCGTGTGCCTTACGATGTGTGGCTCCTCGACGGCGGCGATGTCTGGGAACAGGCTGCAGCTTACGCGTTTTCGATCACGAATCACCCTCCCTATCACGACGGAAACAAGCGCACGGCGCTGGCGTGTGCCCTGGCTTTCCTGGAGATAAATGGCTGCGACCAGCACAATTTTGAGGAAGGGAACCTGTTCGAAGCCGTTAACTGGCTGGGACAGCACGAACTTTCCCGCCGGGGCTTTGCCCAATACCTGCGCGATGCCTATGACGGCACGAGCGGTACCTGGGGCGAAGATAACCCGGAAGGTTGA
- a CDS encoding substrate-binding domain-containing protein — MPKLFPLERRALDTRASSSDHSPRLPFAFAARRLRPLLIPALALVALFGPVVATWAAPDEIIVGLVTKTEVNPFFVKMRQAAAAEAGKQGVKLIARAGKFDGDNEGQVAAVEALISAGAKGILITPNNSTGVLGVVKKARDKGILVIALDTATDPPDAVDATFATDNFQAGVLQGKYARKALGDKTPKLAMLDGTPGGTVDTFRHNGFLEGFGIKEGDPAVVGRQNTHGAQDEGQTAMENLLSAHPDINVVYTVNEPAAEGAYAAIKAAGKTKDVVLTSIDGGRLGVQYVKDGRIAATVMQFPLIMATRGVDAVVDYVKTGKKPSGFINTGAELITDKPFEGLPSKDTKWGLENCWG; from the coding sequence ATGCCGAAACTTTTCCCCCTGGAACGTCGCGCCCTTGACACGAGGGCGTCATCTTCAGACCATTCGCCCCGCTTGCCGTTCGCTTTTGCCGCGCGCCGGCTTCGGCCGCTCCTCATTCCCGCGCTGGCGCTCGTCGCGCTGTTTGGACCGGTGGTCGCCACCTGGGCGGCCCCTGATGAAATCATCGTCGGCCTCGTCACCAAAACCGAGGTGAACCCGTTCTTCGTCAAGATGAGGCAGGCAGCTGCCGCCGAAGCGGGGAAACAGGGCGTCAAGCTCATCGCGCGCGCCGGCAAGTTCGACGGGGATAACGAAGGTCAGGTTGCGGCGGTCGAAGCGCTCATCAGCGCGGGCGCAAAGGGCATTCTGATCACCCCGAACAATTCGACCGGCGTGCTTGGAGTGGTGAAAAAGGCCCGCGATAAAGGCATTTTGGTCATTGCCCTGGATACCGCGACGGATCCTCCGGACGCGGTGGATGCGACGTTTGCCACGGACAATTTCCAGGCCGGGGTTCTGCAAGGCAAATATGCCCGGAAAGCATTGGGCGACAAGACGCCGAAGCTGGCCATGCTGGACGGGACCCCCGGCGGCACGGTCGACACCTTCAGGCACAACGGCTTTTTGGAGGGTTTCGGCATCAAAGAAGGTGATCCGGCCGTTGTCGGCCGGCAGAACACGCACGGCGCCCAGGATGAAGGTCAAACGGCGATGGAAAACCTGTTGAGCGCCCACCCGGACATCAACGTGGTCTACACCGTCAACGAACCCGCGGCGGAAGGGGCTTACGCGGCCATCAAGGCGGCAGGCAAAACCAAAGACGTCGTCCTAACTTCCATCGACGGTGGCCGTCTCGGCGTACAGTACGTCAAGGATGGCAGGATCGCGGCCACGGTGATGCAGTTCCCCTTGATCATGGCCACCCGCGGCGTTGACGCCGTGGTCGATTACGTGAAGACCGGAAAAAAACCGAGTGGATTCATCAACACGGGTGCCGAGTTGATCACCGATAAACCTTTTGAAGGGCTGCCCTCAAAGGATACGAAGTGGGGATTGGAAAACTGCTGGGGGTAA
- a CDS encoding ABC transporter permease, whose amino-acid sequence MSNPEIALSHRKGDMPAALRLLTLPTLGPLLVLLLFAAYFGLTTRTFLAPGNLSLVVQQSVIVGTLAIGQTLVILTAGIDLANGAVAVFATIVAGRLANAGNNAMACLAFAIFLCVLVGFLIGLLVSRLRLPPFIVTLGFLGIVTAATRLIAQGGAFPVTDDFLSWTGNALSIHGTAVTYGTMLMIGLYVIIWYLLTQTAWGRHVYAIGNHREAARLVGIPVENRLLSVYTLAAFIYGVGAWLALGRIPNADPNALQNANLDSITAVVIGGTSLFGGRGNVWGTLVGTLIVSVLRNGLTLSGIDPLWQDLVTGVLVIGAVALDQISRRRQR is encoded by the coding sequence ATGTCCAACCCAGAAATCGCTCTGTCTCACCGCAAGGGAGACATGCCGGCAGCCCTCCGGCTTTTGACGCTGCCGACCTTGGGGCCGCTGCTCGTCCTGTTGTTGTTCGCCGCCTACTTCGGACTCACCACACGAACCTTCCTGGCTCCGGGTAATCTGTCGCTCGTCGTCCAACAGAGCGTGATCGTCGGCACGCTCGCCATCGGGCAGACCCTGGTCATCCTGACTGCCGGTATCGATCTGGCCAACGGTGCCGTCGCCGTCTTCGCCACCATCGTGGCGGGACGCCTCGCAAACGCCGGGAACAATGCCATGGCATGCCTGGCCTTCGCCATCTTTCTCTGCGTGCTCGTCGGGTTCCTCATCGGCCTTCTGGTCAGCAGGCTGCGCCTGCCTCCTTTCATCGTCACCCTCGGCTTTCTGGGCATCGTGACCGCAGCCACCCGTCTCATCGCCCAAGGAGGCGCCTTCCCGGTTACCGACGATTTCCTCAGCTGGACCGGCAATGCCCTTTCCATTCATGGAACGGCCGTCACTTACGGTACGATGCTTATGATCGGCCTTTACGTCATCATCTGGTACCTCCTGACCCAGACGGCGTGGGGCCGGCACGTCTACGCCATCGGCAATCACCGCGAGGCGGCGCGCCTCGTCGGCATCCCGGTCGAAAACCGGCTGCTCTCGGTCTACACCCTGGCCGCGTTTATTTACGGCGTGGGCGCGTGGCTGGCCCTCGGGCGCATCCCCAACGCCGACCCTAATGCGCTTCAGAATGCCAACCTGGACAGCATCACCGCGGTCGTGATCGGCGGGACGAGCCTGTTCGGGGGCAGGGGCAATGTCTGGGGCACGCTGGTAGGAACCCTGATCGTGTCCGTCCTGCGCAACGGCCTGACGCTTTCCGGGATTGATCCACTCTGGCAGGATCTGGTTACGGGCGTGCTCGTGATCGGGGCCGTGGCTCTGGATCAAATTTCACGACGGAGGCAGCGCTGA
- a CDS encoding sugar ABC transporter ATP-binding protein — protein sequence MPASPPSSPTTPGIVLEARGIVKRYGHVTALNGAHLELRAGEVLAVVGDNGAGKSTMIKVLCGAVIPDEGQVFLDGQPVRFQNPLDARKRGIETVFQDLAVAPALDIATNLFLGREVRRNGPVGSMFRLLDKGRMRREAEREMAELKFHLPAIDSAVENLSGGQRQGVAVARAAIFARRLVIMDEPTAALGVRESGQVLNLIRTIRNRGLPVILISHNMPHVFEVADRIHIMRLGRRAALTAPRRHTMAEVVAIMTGAAPGDEPAVDEAPDAG from the coding sequence ATGCCTGCTTCGCCGCCGTCATCGCCAACGACACCCGGGATCGTCCTCGAGGCGCGCGGGATCGTGAAGCGTTACGGCCACGTCACGGCACTTAACGGCGCCCACCTTGAACTCAGGGCTGGGGAGGTGCTGGCCGTGGTGGGCGACAACGGGGCCGGGAAAAGCACCATGATCAAAGTGCTCTGCGGCGCCGTGATCCCGGACGAGGGCCAGGTGTTCCTGGACGGCCAGCCCGTCCGGTTTCAAAACCCGCTCGACGCGCGCAAACGCGGGATCGAGACGGTTTTTCAGGACCTCGCGGTTGCGCCCGCTCTGGACATCGCCACCAACCTTTTCCTCGGACGCGAAGTGCGCCGCAACGGACCCGTCGGCTCGATGTTCCGCCTTTTGGACAAGGGGCGCATGCGACGCGAAGCCGAACGGGAAATGGCGGAGCTGAAATTCCACCTGCCCGCCATCGACAGCGCCGTGGAAAACTTGTCCGGCGGCCAGCGGCAGGGCGTCGCCGTCGCCCGCGCCGCGATCTTTGCCCGCCGGCTGGTGATCATGGACGAGCCGACCGCCGCCCTGGGGGTTCGTGAATCGGGACAAGTGCTGAATTTGATCCGCACCATCCGCAACCGCGGGTTGCCGGTAATTCTGATCAGCCATAACATGCCGCACGTGTTTGAGGTTGCCGACCGCATCCACATCATGCGGCTTGGCCGGCGTGCCGCCCTCACCGCGCCTCGGCGCCACACCATGGCCGAGGTGGTGGCCATCATGACCGGGGCCGCCCCCGGCGATGAGCCTGCAGTTGACGAGGCACCCGACGCCGGGTGA
- a CDS encoding response regulator, with protein MADELRAHAERLRALLEQEREALSGSRETIARLLHSIMGHLHDADTDCGIRPPEVTAKEQAEEALRLLVDRLPDGVLVNCEDRIVFANPAACKILGARRPEELLGKGALELVSPEGRVRAQRRVQRVLASVEVAPEEDTLLQLDGTPVEVEVTAIPFLHEGKAAVQVILRDHAERKRLEAQLRHAQKLEAIGQLAGGVAHDFNNLLTIIQLHAASQLSAGNLSAKVAESAHQIAVAAERAAALTRQLLTFSRKQVTQMAELDLNEVVADLTKMLQRLLGEDVRLDVSLSPAQPFIRADAGMIEQVVFNLAINARDAMPRGGRLRIQTEMVDLNESGAQVNPEARPGAFVCLSVNDTGQGIAPEHMPRLFEPFFSTKKVGEGTGLGLATVYGIMKQHHGWITVESQIQKGTTFRAFFPRSFGVEAAPLEPGEPMHAPVLPRGSEGILVVEDEAPVRQVVRTILESLGYRVFEADSGPAALAVWRERKSEVGLVLTDIVMPESMTGRALAERLWAEAPTLPVILTSGYSPQMAGQERGVGEGVAFLQKPYLPDRLATLVREVLDARETVCP; from the coding sequence ATGGCTGATGAGTTGAGGGCCCACGCCGAGCGGCTGCGGGCCCTTCTTGAACAAGAGCGCGAAGCATTATCCGGCAGCCGGGAAACCATCGCCCGGCTACTGCACAGCATCATGGGCCATTTGCATGATGCCGACACCGACTGCGGCATCAGACCCCCTGAGGTAACGGCTAAAGAACAAGCCGAGGAAGCCCTTCGGCTGTTGGTGGACCGGTTGCCCGATGGGGTGCTCGTCAACTGCGAGGACCGCATCGTCTTCGCCAACCCGGCCGCCTGCAAGATCCTCGGTGCCCGCCGGCCTGAAGAGTTGCTCGGCAAAGGCGCACTGGAACTGGTGTCCCCGGAAGGACGCGTGCGTGCGCAGCGGCGGGTTCAGCGCGTGTTGGCGAGCGTGGAAGTAGCCCCCGAGGAGGACACGCTCTTGCAGCTGGATGGCACGCCGGTGGAGGTCGAAGTCACCGCCATTCCCTTCCTGCACGAGGGCAAAGCGGCGGTGCAAGTCATCTTGCGCGACCATGCCGAGCGCAAACGGCTTGAGGCCCAACTGCGCCACGCCCAAAAACTGGAAGCCATCGGCCAGTTGGCCGGGGGCGTGGCCCACGACTTCAATAACCTGCTGACCATTATCCAACTCCACGCCGCCTCCCAGCTGAGCGCCGGGAATCTGAGCGCAAAGGTGGCCGAATCGGCCCACCAGATCGCCGTGGCCGCCGAGCGGGCGGCCGCCCTTACGCGCCAGTTGCTCACGTTCAGCCGCAAGCAGGTGACCCAGATGGCCGAGCTGGACCTCAACGAGGTGGTCGCCGACCTCACCAAGATGCTTCAACGACTCCTGGGCGAGGACGTCCGGTTGGACGTGAGCCTTTCCCCCGCCCAGCCCTTCATCCGTGCCGATGCGGGCATGATCGAGCAGGTGGTCTTCAACCTGGCCATTAACGCGCGCGACGCCATGCCCCGAGGCGGGCGCCTCCGCATCCAGACGGAAATGGTCGACCTGAACGAGTCTGGTGCCCAAGTCAACCCCGAGGCGCGCCCGGGCGCGTTTGTGTGCCTGAGCGTCAACGACACGGGCCAGGGAATCGCTCCCGAACACATGCCGCGCCTCTTCGAGCCGTTCTTCAGCACCAAAAAGGTGGGCGAAGGCACAGGCCTGGGCTTGGCGACCGTCTACGGCATCATGAAACAGCACCACGGCTGGATCACCGTCGAAAGTCAGATCCAGAAAGGAACCACGTTCCGCGCCTTCTTTCCGCGGTCGTTCGGGGTGGAAGCGGCCCCCCTCGAACCCGGCGAACCCATGCACGCGCCCGTGCTCCCGCGGGGCAGTGAAGGCATCCTGGTAGTCGAAGATGAAGCGCCGGTGCGGCAGGTGGTGCGGACGATCCTGGAGAGCCTCGGTTACCGTGTCTTCGAAGCCGATTCGGGTCCGGCAGCTCTCGCGGTGTGGCGCGAACGCAAAAGTGAAGTTGGGCTGGTGCTGACCGACATCGTCATGCCCGAGAGCATGACGGGGCGCGCGCTGGCCGAACGGCTGTGGGCGGAGGCGCCGACCTTGCCGGTCATCCTCACCAGCGGCTACAGCCCGCAGATGGCCGGCCAGGAACGCGGGGTCGGCGAGGGGGTGGCGTTCCTCCAGAAACCGTACCTTCCTGATCGGCTGGCCACCCTGGTGCGGGAAGTTTTGGATGCACGGGAAACGGTCTGTCCATAA
- a CDS encoding putative DNA binding domain-containing protein: MSTTPAQIDLWRSASSEHQRLEFKEAKTGFDYHKTCKYCIALANEGGGQLLLGVADEPPRPVVGTAAVNDPVNMAEKLFQTLGFRVDVDEVNHPDGRVVVFRIPSRPRGTAYHLDGAYLMRSGERLVPMSEDQLRRIFAEGEPDWLEESTQQQLDAQQVVELLDTQSFFELLKLPYPSEQKGVLDRLVQERLVEFDGSAYTIRRLGALLLAKRLQDFPDISRKAPRVVVYTGTSKLDTKLDQLGTRGYAAGFQGLVRFIMGQLPQNEVIEDALRKEVKLVPEITIRELVANALIHQDFRITGASMMVEIYGDRIEISNPGEPVVPVERFIDGYQSRNERLADLMRRMRICEEKSSGIDKVVHAAEVYQLPAPDFRTGHRRTVVVIFGPRDFEEMDRDDRIRACYQHCALKWVMGERMTNQSLRERFHLAESKSASVSQVIAAAIETGVIKPDEKVGASRKFARYLPYWA; encoded by the coding sequence GTGAGCACGACCCCAGCACAGATTGACCTTTGGCGCAGCGCATCCTCCGAACACCAGCGTCTTGAATTCAAGGAAGCAAAAACTGGCTTCGATTATCACAAGACTTGCAAATATTGCATTGCTCTCGCCAACGAAGGTGGTGGCCAGCTGCTGCTTGGAGTGGCTGACGAGCCGCCGCGTCCCGTCGTCGGTACCGCCGCTGTAAACGATCCCGTCAACATGGCGGAGAAGCTGTTCCAAACACTTGGATTTCGCGTCGATGTTGATGAGGTGAACCATCCCGACGGACGCGTCGTCGTGTTTCGCATTCCATCGCGACCTCGCGGGACGGCTTACCATCTGGATGGAGCTTACCTCATGCGGTCAGGGGAGAGGCTAGTACCCATGAGCGAAGATCAGTTGCGCCGCATCTTCGCCGAGGGCGAACCGGACTGGCTGGAAGAAAGCACCCAACAGCAACTGGACGCCCAGCAAGTTGTGGAATTGCTGGATACCCAGTCGTTTTTTGAATTGCTGAAGCTGCCTTACCCCTCCGAACAAAAAGGCGTGCTCGACCGCCTCGTTCAAGAGCGCTTGGTGGAGTTTGACGGCAGCGCCTACACGATCCGACGGCTCGGTGCACTCCTGTTGGCCAAGCGGCTGCAAGATTTCCCGGACATTTCCCGGAAAGCTCCACGCGTGGTGGTTTACACCGGTACCTCGAAGCTCGACACCAAGTTGGACCAACTTGGCACCAGGGGTTACGCCGCGGGCTTTCAGGGACTTGTCCGGTTCATCATGGGGCAACTCCCGCAGAACGAAGTGATCGAGGACGCTTTGAGAAAAGAGGTCAAACTCGTGCCGGAGATCACCATCCGTGAGTTAGTGGCCAACGCTCTCATCCACCAGGACTTTCGCATCACTGGAGCGTCCATGATGGTGGAGATTTATGGTGACCGCATCGAAATTTCCAATCCCGGCGAACCCGTAGTCCCAGTCGAGCGGTTCATCGACGGTTACCAGTCTCGTAATGAACGCTTGGCCGACTTGATGCGCCGCATGCGTATCTGCGAGGAGAAGAGCAGTGGTATCGACAAGGTGGTCCATGCGGCAGAGGTTTATCAGCTCCCCGCTCCAGATTTCCGCACCGGTCACCGCCGCACTGTTGTAGTGATCTTTGGCCCGAGAGATTTCGAAGAGATGGACCGGGACGACCGTATCCGCGCCTGTTACCAGCACTGTGCTCTTAAGTGGGTAATGGGCGAACGAATGACCAATCAATCTCTTCGTGAGCGTTTTCACTTAGCGGAGAGCAAGAGCGCCAGCGTCTCCCAGGTCATTGCCGCGGCCATCGAAACCGGAGTCATCAAGCCGGACGAAAAAGTCGGCGCTTCTCGGAAATTCGCGCGCTATCTCCCCTATTGGGCCTAA
- a CDS encoding restriction endonuclease subunit S, protein MIHGLKPYPEYKPSGIPWLGEIPQHWELVPLKSICTIQSGVTLGKLYIGEDLTEFPYLRVANVQAGRLDLLTVKTLRLPSHEAKRSMLQKGDVLMTEGGDPDKLGRGCIWNGEISPCLHQNHVFAVRPNSDRLRPHFLAALLGSHYAKLYFLRTAKQTTNLASTNKTTIGQFRVLLPSVDEQDAMLRGLEVAVSPVTTAIRHIEREIALLREYRTRLITDVVTGKLDVREAARHLPAEPETEEFTAMDEADDTVEGASSALDEENITA, encoded by the coding sequence ATGATCCATGGCCTCAAGCCTTACCCGGAATACAAACCCTCCGGCATCCCTTGGCTCGGCGAGATCCCGCAACATTGGGAATTGGTTCCGCTCAAGAGCATCTGCACCATTCAATCAGGCGTGACTCTCGGCAAGCTCTACATCGGTGAAGACTTGACTGAGTTTCCGTATCTGCGTGTTGCGAATGTCCAGGCTGGCAGGCTCGACCTTTTAACAGTGAAAACTCTGCGCCTGCCTTCTCACGAAGCGAAACGTTCAATGCTTCAGAAGGGTGACGTTCTAATGACTGAAGGCGGAGACCCGGACAAACTTGGTCGCGGCTGCATTTGGAATGGCGAAATCAGCCCATGCCTTCATCAAAATCATGTCTTTGCAGTGAGGCCGAATAGCGACCGACTACGCCCGCATTTCCTCGCTGCGCTCCTGGGGTCGCATTACGCAAAGCTCTATTTTCTGCGCACGGCTAAACAGACCACCAATCTCGCCTCGACCAACAAGACCACCATCGGTCAGTTTCGCGTGCTTCTGCCGAGCGTGGATGAGCAAGATGCAATGCTGCGCGGTCTGGAAGTGGCGGTAAGCCCAGTCACCACCGCTATTCGCCACATCGAGCGTGAAATTGCCTTGCTGCGTGAATACCGGACCCGGCTCATCACAGACGTGGTGACAGGCAAGCTGGACGTGCGCGAAGCCGCTCGCCACCTGCCTGCTGAGCCGGAAACCGAGGAATTTACGGCAATGGATGAGGCGGACGACACGGTTGAAGGCGCATCGTCCGCGTTGGACGAGGAGAACATCACAGCGTGA